One Desulfobulbus propionicus DSM 2032 DNA segment encodes these proteins:
- a CDS encoding polysaccharide biosynthesis/export family protein → MKTVSLTVKTIVWVVLCCCWLSVSWAAESSGEGVIANETKEQYRQEILGKKAPAQSDKEYVIGYRDILYVEVYGEGPMAIGPGNPAAAPAAMEGMAPGGQDDAASRGAGAEVGTDGRVSLRHIGDVYAVGMTLTQFADYLKKLYGTVYDDPNVIVTLLKSNSRQYTIMGQVRTPGVFPLDYPTVVVKAIAKAGGFTEWADNKVSIIRQGNDQIVEKGQEKAQGKVEKFEFDYDDFLDGKNTDKNILLEPGDVVVAH, encoded by the coding sequence ATGAAGACAGTTTCCCTGACCGTAAAGACGATCGTTTGGGTTGTTCTCTGTTGTTGTTGGTTGAGCGTTTCCTGGGCTGCCGAATCGAGCGGCGAAGGAGTGATTGCCAACGAAACCAAGGAGCAGTATCGCCAGGAAATCCTCGGCAAGAAGGCTCCTGCCCAATCGGACAAGGAGTATGTCATCGGTTATCGGGATATTCTCTATGTGGAGGTGTATGGGGAAGGGCCCATGGCCATCGGACCAGGCAATCCCGCCGCGGCCCCCGCCGCGATGGAAGGAATGGCTCCAGGGGGACAGGATGACGCCGCCAGCCGTGGGGCTGGCGCCGAGGTCGGAACGGACGGCCGGGTTTCGCTTCGTCATATCGGCGATGTCTATGCGGTTGGCATGACGCTTACCCAATTCGCCGATTATCTGAAAAAGCTGTACGGAACCGTTTATGACGACCCGAATGTGATCGTCACCCTGCTGAAAAGCAACAGCCGACAGTATACGATCATGGGCCAGGTGAGAACCCCCGGTGTGTTCCCACTCGATTATCCGACCGTGGTGGTGAAGGCGATTGCCAAGGCCGGCGGATTCACCGAATGGGCCGACAACAAGGTGAGCATCATTCGCCAAGGCAACGATCAAATTGTCGAAAAAGGCCAGGAAAAGGCACAGGGCAAGGTCGAAAAATTCGAATTCGATTATGACGATTTTCTTGACGGAAAAAATACCGACAAGAACATCCTGCTCGAACCCGGTGATGTCGTCGTAGCCCATTGA
- a CDS encoding XrtA system polysaccharide deacetylase: protein MTSIDNYLTIDVEDYFQVSAFEDIIRTDDWDGMEHRVVRNTENVLELLDQYDTKATFFIVGWVAEKYPHLVRNIHNRGHSIGCHSYWHRKVYDLSPEQFRDDTARVKAILEEIIGEPVLGYRAPSYSITANSLWAIDILKELGFTYDSSIFPIHHDTYGIPDAPRFAYRHANGLLEYPISTAILLGRKIPVSGGVFSAISLLVYLFMSSKNQPQR from the coding sequence ATGACTTCAATCGACAACTATCTCACCATTGATGTTGAAGATTATTTTCAAGTTTCGGCCTTTGAGGACATTATTCGAACCGACGATTGGGATGGAATGGAGCATAGAGTTGTGCGCAATACTGAAAATGTGCTCGAGTTATTGGATCAGTACGATACCAAAGCGACCTTTTTCATAGTTGGCTGGGTAGCTGAAAAATATCCTCATCTCGTTCGCAATATCCATAATCGGGGACACAGCATCGGTTGTCATAGCTACTGGCATCGTAAGGTGTATGACCTCTCCCCCGAGCAATTCAGAGATGACACCGCCAGAGTAAAAGCAATTTTAGAAGAAATTATCGGAGAACCGGTGCTTGGCTATCGTGCACCCAGTTATTCAATCACCGCCAATTCCTTGTGGGCAATTGACATTCTCAAGGAGCTCGGCTTTACCTACGACTCCTCGATTTTTCCCATCCACCACGACACCTACGGCATTCCCGACGCACCCCGTTTTGCCTACCGGCATGCCAATGGCCTACTCGAATACCCGATTTCCACGGCTATCCTGCTCGGTAGAAAAATTCCAGTTTCCGGGGGGGTATTTTCGGCTATTTCCTTATTGGTTTACTTATTTATGTCTTCAAAGAATCAACCACAACGATGA
- a CDS encoding tetratricopeptide repeat protein: MPFKKLFPLPLLLVPLLLLLLVAACSDGGKNKEEHYNKAMGYLGENKEKEAIIELRNAIQIDPKYADARYQLGLLYLKSGDVRQAFAELQRAATLDPKNLDAKIKTAEFYLLTKKKEDAQKHIDEVLVQAPDNKDALALQANLELVDGKFDAAIATVDKAIAGAPNEDRFYAIKGRALSAKQQFPAAENAFLKALELDGKKLANHATLAAFYVERKELSKAKASLEKMAAAFPDSSQPYLQMASIELMENNPDAAEQHLTQALKVDPKNSKLKTAIADFYSKKGKFEQAEQLYKEAIQDTDKPEDAEAQLANFYFDHGKFDQAKVELDKVVAKNAKNATAKLVQAKFQLKDGKNQEALDIVTGLLGDYPKWSELFFVKALAHSNLKDFKLAKEALLEAIKLSPGFSKAHSLLALLSLQEGEFETAKKEAATALKINPRDFQAALTLAKGVLFSKEYETAEKMFSELHAKVPDNVEVLGSLGLTYLAMKQEAKAKQTFEKLLAVQPDNAKAFSFLLQLAQKSGAQKEALIKMTQAQIDKAPKSAGLQILLANLFLSAQQPDKALELYSKAQELDPDNPQPYAMSALILTRQGKTDQAIAEYRDLLAKQPNAIGAYMGLGSIYEQTGKTDLAKEAYQKALAVKPDFAPAANNLAWMIAESKDPDLGEALRLAMTAKQQKPDDYHIIDTLGWVHYKRGSFSLARNEFVQAVQKQEDMPILRYHLALALYGEGKKQEALASTQPFKEKEEAAATLQKWQSEQ, from the coding sequence ATGCCATTCAAGAAACTGTTCCCCCTGCCCCTATTGCTCGTGCCACTCCTCCTGCTCCTGCTTGTTGCCGCGTGTTCGGACGGCGGCAAAAACAAAGAAGAGCATTACAACAAAGCAATGGGGTATCTTGGCGAAAACAAGGAAAAAGAAGCAATCATTGAACTGCGCAACGCCATCCAGATCGATCCCAAATACGCCGATGCCCGCTATCAACTCGGCCTGCTCTATCTCAAGAGCGGCGATGTCCGGCAAGCCTTTGCGGAATTGCAGCGCGCCGCCACCCTGGACCCGAAAAATCTCGATGCCAAGATCAAGACCGCAGAGTTCTATTTGCTGACCAAGAAGAAAGAGGACGCGCAAAAACATATTGACGAGGTTCTCGTCCAGGCACCGGACAACAAGGATGCCTTGGCCCTGCAGGCCAACCTGGAGTTGGTTGACGGCAAATTTGACGCAGCCATTGCAACGGTCGACAAGGCTATTGCCGGGGCTCCCAACGAAGACCGGTTTTACGCCATCAAAGGCCGCGCCCTGAGTGCCAAGCAGCAGTTTCCAGCGGCAGAAAACGCTTTTTTGAAAGCCCTCGAGTTGGACGGGAAGAAACTCGCCAATCATGCGACGCTGGCTGCCTTCTATGTGGAACGAAAGGAATTGAGCAAGGCCAAAGCCAGCCTGGAGAAAATGGCCGCCGCCTTTCCGGATTCCTCGCAGCCGTACCTGCAGATGGCCTCCATCGAACTGATGGAGAACAATCCTGACGCTGCCGAGCAGCATCTGACCCAGGCGCTCAAGGTTGACCCGAAAAACAGCAAGCTGAAGACGGCCATCGCCGATTTCTATTCCAAGAAGGGGAAATTCGAGCAGGCGGAGCAACTCTACAAGGAAGCCATTCAGGATACGGACAAACCCGAGGACGCTGAGGCGCAGCTGGCCAATTTTTACTTTGACCACGGCAAGTTTGACCAAGCCAAGGTGGAATTGGACAAGGTGGTGGCCAAGAATGCAAAAAACGCCACCGCCAAATTGGTTCAGGCCAAATTCCAGCTGAAGGATGGCAAAAACCAGGAAGCACTGGATATCGTGACCGGTTTGCTTGGCGACTATCCCAAATGGAGTGAACTTTTCTTCGTCAAGGCACTGGCCCACAGCAATCTCAAGGATTTCAAACTCGCCAAGGAAGCCTTGCTGGAGGCCATCAAACTCAGCCCGGGGTTTAGCAAGGCCCACTCGCTGCTGGCCCTGCTCTCCCTCCAGGAGGGTGAATTCGAGACCGCTAAAAAGGAAGCGGCCACTGCCCTGAAAATCAACCCCCGCGATTTTCAGGCCGCCCTCACCCTGGCCAAGGGGGTACTCTTTTCCAAGGAGTATGAAACCGCAGAAAAGATGTTCAGCGAACTCCACGCCAAGGTGCCTGACAACGTCGAGGTGCTGGGCAGTCTCGGGCTCACCTATTTGGCCATGAAACAGGAGGCCAAGGCCAAGCAGACCTTTGAAAAATTGCTCGCGGTCCAGCCCGACAACGCCAAGGCCTTCAGCTTCTTGCTGCAGCTGGCGCAAAAAAGCGGCGCGCAAAAGGAGGCGCTGATCAAGATGACCCAGGCCCAGATCGACAAGGCGCCCAAGAGCGCCGGGTTACAGATTCTGCTGGCCAACCTGTTCCTCAGCGCACAGCAACCGGACAAGGCCCTTGAGCTCTACAGCAAGGCCCAAGAGCTCGACCCGGACAACCCTCAACCGTATGCCATGAGTGCTCTTATCCTGACGCGGCAAGGCAAGACCGATCAAGCCATCGCCGAATACCGGGATCTGCTCGCCAAGCAACCCAACGCCATCGGCGCCTACATGGGGTTGGGCAGCATCTACGAGCAGACGGGCAAAACCGATCTGGCCAAGGAAGCCTATCAAAAGGCCTTGGCCGTCAAGCCTGATTTTGCCCCGGCGGCCAACAACCTGGCCTGGATGATTGCCGAGAGCAAGGATCCGGATCTGGGGGAAGCCCTGCGACTGGCCATGACCGCCAAACAGCAGAAGCCGGACGACTATCATATCATCGACACCCTTGGCTGGGTACACTACAAACGCGGCTCGTTCAGCCTGGCCCGCAACGAATTCGTTCAGGCGGTGCAGAAACAGGAGGATATGCCCATACTTCGCTACCATCTGGCCCTGGCCCTGTATGGGGAGGGCAAGAAGCAGGAGGCCCTGGCCTCGACGCAGCCGTTCAAGGAAAAAGAAGAGGCTGCCGCCACCCTGCAAAAATGGCAGAGCGAACAGTAG
- a CDS encoding DUF3473 domain-containing protein, with product MNHNDENPFIFYIHPWEIDPHQPRMHNARLLSRFRHYNNLGKTRSRLMRLLTDFAFTSIPLQ from the coding sequence ATCAACCACAACGATGAAAATCCATTCATATTTTATATTCATCCATGGGAAATAGACCCTCATCAGCCTCGCATGCATAATGCAAGATTGTTATCTCGGTTTCGTCACTACAACAATTTAGGTAAAACAAGATCCAGGCTAATGCGATTGTTAACAGATTTTGCTTTCACCTCCATACCTTTACAATAA
- a CDS encoding exosortase C-terminal domain/associated protein EpsI: MVDISSLPKNKLSVRRVLLVLVLLMGTFFLLQGVSGTVRTPIKQPLSTFPVVLGEWHALSSRKSTDAVIEMLGVDDYIEYNYATPSGRELNFYAAFYESVGTGGGYHSPKNCIPGGGWGIDSVKTIEVQPAQGRSAVNVSEMLIRNGNEYQVVVYWYQNRGRIIASEYWEKIYLVLDAIFMKRRDGTFVRLMAPVQEGDIAQTEQLLQRFAGLAMVELEHFLPGR, encoded by the coding sequence ATGGTCGATATCTCCTCTCTTCCTAAAAACAAGCTTTCCGTGCGCCGTGTTCTTCTGGTGCTTGTTCTTTTGATGGGCACTTTTTTTCTTCTACAAGGGGTCTCGGGCACGGTCCGGACGCCCATCAAGCAGCCGCTGAGCACGTTTCCCGTGGTTCTAGGAGAATGGCACGCTCTTTCCAGTCGAAAATCCACGGATGCGGTCATTGAGATGCTCGGCGTGGACGATTACATCGAATACAATTATGCGACCCCATCTGGGAGAGAGCTCAATTTTTATGCCGCTTTCTACGAGTCGGTGGGCACCGGCGGTGGATACCATTCACCCAAAAACTGTATCCCCGGAGGGGGCTGGGGCATTGATTCGGTGAAAACCATCGAGGTCCAGCCAGCTCAAGGAAGATCAGCGGTAAACGTCAGTGAGATGCTGATTCGCAACGGCAACGAATACCAAGTCGTAGTGTACTGGTATCAAAACCGCGGCAGGATCATTGCCTCGGAATACTGGGAAAAAATATACTTGGTGCTGGATGCGATTTTCATGAAGCGACGCGACGGAACCTTTGTCCGGCTTATGGCGCCGGTACAGGAGGGGGATATCGCCCAGACGGAGCAACTGTTACAGCGTTTCGCCGGTCTCGCCATGGTAGAACTCGAACATTTCCTTCCTGGACGGTAA
- a CDS encoding exosortase/archaeosortase family protein — protein sequence MHAISSLFRANSTFLLLFLVVAALAGLYFPVLTSLANDWSTNDNYSHGFFIPLISGYMVYSMKEELSQLSILPTNWGLPFLVAGLGQLYIARVGSEYFLQRTSLILVLLGITLFLLGKAITKKVLLPIAYLLFMVPLPAIIWNKIAFPMQLFSSAITEEVVRMIGIPIFREGNVLHLAQTTLEVVDACSGLRSLTTMFALAAALAWFTDFVQWKKWVLFFLAAPVAMFANIVRLTATAGLASIYGGKVAQGFLHDFSGIFTFVLGLSLLMLSNKFLLRKK from the coding sequence ATGCACGCCATATCCTCTCTTTTTAGGGCGAACTCGACCTTTCTTCTCTTGTTTCTCGTGGTTGCAGCTTTGGCAGGGCTCTATTTCCCCGTGTTGACCAGCTTGGCCAATGACTGGTCCACCAACGACAACTATTCCCACGGCTTTTTTATCCCCCTGATCAGCGGCTACATGGTCTATTCCATGAAAGAAGAACTCAGCCAGCTGTCAATTCTCCCGACCAATTGGGGCCTTCCCTTCCTGGTTGCAGGACTTGGTCAACTCTACATTGCCAGGGTCGGCTCGGAATATTTTCTCCAAAGAACTTCCCTTATTCTTGTGTTGCTGGGAATAACTCTTTTCCTTTTAGGCAAGGCCATCACGAAAAAAGTGCTACTGCCGATCGCCTACCTTTTGTTCATGGTTCCGCTTCCAGCTATCATCTGGAACAAGATCGCTTTTCCTATGCAGCTTTTTTCCAGTGCGATCACCGAAGAGGTGGTCAGGATGATTGGTATCCCTATTTTTCGTGAAGGCAATGTTCTCCACCTTGCGCAGACGACTTTGGAAGTCGTCGATGCCTGCTCGGGCCTCCGCTCCTTGACCACCATGTTTGCCCTGGCCGCAGCCCTCGCCTGGTTCACCGACTTTGTCCAGTGGAAAAAATGGGTACTATTTTTTCTGGCCGCTCCGGTTGCCATGTTTGCCAATATCGTGCGCCTCACTGCCACCGCAGGTTTAGCCAGTATCTATGGGGGAAAAGTGGCTCAGGGGTTTCTTCATGATTTTTCAGGGATATTTACTTTTGTACTCGGGCTGAGCCTGCTCATGTTGAGCAATAAGTTCCTGCTCAGAAAGAAATGA
- a CDS encoding TIGR03013 family XrtA/PEP-CTERM system glycosyltransferase: MPTFFNKYHPVRKIFFFLGEGVLIFSSVLGILIVFSSWDSFLVTPSEYTLRSMTVTLVFQLSLYFYDLYDLRKPGTTTDTFIRMMQAFGVGCIVLALLYTLFPSIIISTFIFWACYLIICASLLAWRSLYYLVLEKKLFASEILIVGMGEMAEKIATEIKNNRESGFVIAALVGSGPPTFDHADIPVLANLAEMNNEPRLSSVERIVVALDDRRGTMPIAELLHNKLRGLLIEDGISFYEAITGKILVEKVNPAWLIFSEGFDCGRMTYLIKRLLDLSLAVVGLCLSLPITLITAILIKLESPGPIFYRQERVGERGKVFSIIKFRSMRQDAEKNGAVWAKKNDSRVTRVGGFIRKVRIDEIPQMWNVIRGQMSFVGPRPERPVFVEQLVEKLPYYSLRHAAKPGITGWAQVCYPYGASEEDALRKLEYDLYYIKHQSIFIDLLIIFRTIKTVLFQKGSR; encoded by the coding sequence ATGCCGACATTTTTCAATAAATATCACCCGGTCCGCAAAATCTTCTTTTTCCTCGGCGAAGGCGTGCTGATTTTTAGCAGTGTCCTGGGTATTCTTATTGTCTTTTCCAGTTGGGACAGCTTTCTTGTTACGCCGTCGGAATATACCTTGAGATCCATGACGGTCACCCTGGTTTTTCAGCTCTCCCTCTATTTTTACGATCTTTACGATCTGCGCAAACCCGGAACCACCACCGATACCTTTATCAGGATGATGCAGGCCTTTGGCGTCGGCTGCATTGTCCTGGCACTACTGTATACCCTATTTCCCTCGATCATCATCTCCACGTTTATTTTCTGGGCCTGCTACCTGATCATTTGCGCGAGTTTGCTTGCATGGCGCTCACTGTATTATCTCGTTCTCGAGAAAAAGTTGTTTGCCAGTGAAATACTCATCGTCGGCATGGGAGAAATGGCGGAAAAAATTGCCACGGAAATCAAAAACAACCGCGAATCCGGCTTTGTCATTGCCGCATTGGTCGGATCAGGCCCCCCTACGTTCGACCATGCTGACATCCCGGTGTTGGCAAACCTCGCCGAAATGAACAATGAACCCCGATTATCCAGTGTAGAGCGAATCGTCGTTGCCCTTGATGATCGTCGGGGAACCATGCCCATTGCCGAGTTGTTGCACAACAAACTGCGTGGCCTCCTCATTGAGGACGGAATTTCATTTTATGAGGCGATCACGGGAAAAATTCTCGTCGAAAAGGTCAATCCAGCCTGGCTGATCTTTTCTGAGGGGTTTGATTGCGGGCGCATGACCTATCTGATCAAACGCCTGCTCGATCTCTCCCTCGCTGTGGTAGGCCTCTGCCTCAGCCTGCCGATAACCCTGATAACCGCCATTCTGATCAAGCTCGAGTCGCCTGGCCCGATTTTTTACCGGCAGGAGCGTGTGGGCGAACGGGGCAAGGTTTTCTCGATCATCAAATTCCGCAGCATGCGGCAGGATGCCGAAAAAAACGGGGCTGTCTGGGCCAAGAAGAACGACAGCCGAGTTACCCGTGTCGGTGGTTTTATCCGCAAGGTGCGCATCGATGAAATCCCCCAGATGTGGAATGTCATCCGCGGACAGATGAGTTTTGTCGGCCCGCGTCCGGAGCGGCCGGTTTTTGTCGAGCAGTTGGTGGAAAAACTGCCCTATTACTCGCTACGGCATGCGGCCAAACCGGGCATTACCGGCTGGGCCCAGGTCTGTTATCCTTATGGCGCGTCAGAAGAGGATGCGCTGCGCAAATTGGAATACGACCTCTATTACATCAAGCACCAGTCCATTTTCATTGATTTGCTGATCATTTTCCGGACCATCAAGACCGTGCTTTTTCAGAAAGGCTCTCGGTAA
- a CDS encoding FemAB family XrtA/PEP-CTERM system-associated protein, whose product MIINKAVETDRKKWDNYALSHPDATPYHLWAWKEAVETAYGHKAHYLIAEEQGKVRGILPLFQLKLFFLQNQLVSLPFCDVAGPIADDYLTRDRLLDKAQQAAAQYKATTVELRTRLSHQSTIFNNSKVSMLLSLPADPKELWNSFRSKLRSQILKAEKNGLMFRLGEGDEDIKSFYQVFSQNMLELGSPVHSKYFFASILKSYGGSCRMGLVFLDEKPIGCGIILFCGTHTAIPWASTIRKYNKLGPNMLLYWNLLQFSIKAGANLFDFGRSTPNSGTYRFKAQWGAQPNPLHWDKLPVDINQYASPASLKQHGVNRQLAANLWSKLPLSIANLIGPKLRQYISL is encoded by the coding sequence ATGATCATCAATAAAGCGGTTGAGACAGATCGGAAAAAATGGGATAACTATGCGTTATCACACCCCGATGCAACGCCCTATCATCTTTGGGCCTGGAAAGAAGCGGTTGAAACGGCTTATGGTCACAAAGCACACTACCTAATAGCAGAAGAACAAGGCAAAGTTCGCGGTATACTTCCGCTTTTCCAGTTAAAATTATTTTTTCTGCAAAACCAATTGGTTTCACTCCCATTTTGTGATGTGGCCGGTCCTATTGCGGACGATTATCTCACACGTGACAGACTTCTCGACAAGGCACAACAAGCAGCAGCGCAATATAAAGCGACCACAGTTGAACTTCGAACCAGATTATCTCATCAATCAACAATTTTTAATAATAGCAAAGTATCAATGCTTCTGTCCCTGCCTGCTGATCCAAAGGAACTTTGGAATAGTTTTAGATCAAAACTGCGCAGCCAAATATTAAAAGCTGAAAAAAACGGTCTCATGTTTCGGCTCGGGGAGGGGGATGAGGATATAAAATCATTTTATCAGGTGTTTAGCCAAAACATGCTCGAATTGGGCTCACCAGTCCATTCCAAATATTTTTTTGCCTCCATCCTTAAAAGTTACGGTGGCTCTTGTCGGATGGGATTGGTATTTCTCGACGAAAAACCAATTGGTTGCGGAATCATCCTTTTCTGCGGTACACACACAGCAATCCCTTGGGCTTCAACCATTCGCAAATACAACAAATTGGGCCCAAATATGTTATTATACTGGAATTTATTGCAATTCTCCATAAAAGCCGGAGCGAATCTTTTTGACTTTGGCCGCTCAACCCCAAATAGTGGCACATACCGATTCAAAGCTCAATGGGGAGCTCAGCCAAACCCCTTACACTGGGATAAGTTACCCGTCGATATCAACCAATATGCCAGCCCAGCATCTCTGAAACAGCATGGCGTAAATCGGCAGTTAGCAGCAAACCTGTGGAGCAAGCTTCCACTGTCTATTGCTAATTTAATTGGCCCAAAACTCAGACAATATATCAGTTTATAA
- the hpt gene encoding hypoxanthine phosphoribosyltransferase, producing the protein MQLGKKAVIGRRRLQQRVQELGRLITQEYRDRQLVLLGVLNGAFIFAADLCRAIDLKLEIDFIRVTSYGASTESSGTIRLLKEPSIDLNGKDVLLVEDIVDTGTTMAWLRDHFRQSPAKSVKICSLIDKQERRIVPVEVDYVGFALDRGFLVGYGLDCAEQYRNLPAIYSLR; encoded by the coding sequence ATGCAGCTGGGAAAAAAAGCGGTTATCGGCAGGCGAAGACTGCAGCAGAGAGTCCAAGAACTCGGTCGCTTGATCACCCAGGAGTACCGGGACCGGCAGCTGGTGCTCCTGGGCGTGTTGAACGGCGCGTTCATCTTTGCCGCCGATCTGTGCCGGGCCATCGACCTCAAACTGGAAATCGATTTCATCCGGGTGACCAGTTACGGTGCCTCGACGGAATCCTCGGGAACGATCCGCCTGCTCAAGGAACCGAGCATCGACCTGAACGGCAAGGATGTGCTGCTGGTGGAGGACATTGTCGATACCGGCACCACCATGGCTTGGCTGCGCGATCATTTCCGTCAAAGCCCGGCCAAATCGGTGAAAATCTGCTCGCTGATCGACAAGCAGGAACGACGGATCGTCCCGGTCGAGGTGGACTACGTCGGTTTTGCCCTTGATCGAGGGTTTCTTGTCGGTTACGGGCTGGATTGCGCGGAACAGTATCGCAATCTGCCGGCAATTTATTCCCTGCGCTAG
- a CDS encoding glycosyltransferase family 2 protein — MIFILLGVACISLGILFYVYLGYPIFILFLSLLLPNKSIRKARITPSVSFIISCYNEEAVIEKKIKNTLSLDYPKDKIEIIVISDGSTDKTDEIVKQYDVQGVKLIRQEGRLGKTMGINLAMKEATGEIVVFSDANAIFHQDAITNLVANFADHRIGYVVGEARYNDITETAASKSESTYWRYEILLKTAESRLHSIVGGDGAIYAIRRVLYKELLPTDINDFVNPLQIIIQGYRGVYEPNAICEEETSGRFDKEIGRKIRIVNRSFSGLMRVKAVMNPLRTGFYSIQIISHKLLRWFAPLFLASFWGASVALSFFTWQSAFLFQAITLVSLIFLACSYIGYIFSGDPRLWPVFAFPYYFIAVNIAAFIGVVRSLKGSIQTTWQPVREADSSPGRSLTLSIVVHVCLILLLILGFSLFEQATDWSLISLYILFFLSLTVPLYVYFGYPLALCLMKSKDTTKKNYSNVLPSITLLICAYNEENVIEEKICNSLELDYPADKFKVILASDGSNDQTVALARLHEDDRLLIIDYPERRGKIGALLATVPLIESEIIVFSDANTMLQPKALQLFAQDFLDAQVGGVSANVVLKNHDTTFGASESQYYAIERWIQLKESQIGSIIGADGGLYAIRRALFVPPSANIILDDFVISMNVAKQGYKFIYDPEIVATEKGSSDHFAEFRRKTRVMAGAFQALSQYEGIPSMGDGTLFFCFVSHKLLRWLVPFFLPFLLVSNALIVIVSPQSFFFMATLCGQTIFWVS; from the coding sequence ATGATTTTCATTTTATTAGGGGTTGCTTGCATATCCTTAGGAATTCTTTTCTATGTGTATTTGGGATATCCAATATTTATTCTCTTTCTCTCTCTTCTTCTTCCCAATAAATCTATCAGAAAAGCGCGCATAACACCTTCTGTATCTTTTATTATTTCATGTTATAATGAAGAAGCAGTTATAGAAAAAAAAATAAAAAATACCCTGTCGTTGGATTATCCAAAGGATAAAATTGAAATCATCGTTATTTCTGATGGTTCTACCGATAAAACAGATGAAATTGTCAAGCAATATGATGTTCAAGGTGTGAAATTGATCCGCCAGGAAGGCCGGCTTGGTAAAACCATGGGAATTAATCTCGCCATGAAGGAGGCAACTGGTGAAATTGTCGTTTTTTCAGATGCCAATGCCATCTTTCATCAAGATGCAATAACAAATTTGGTAGCAAATTTCGCAGATCACCGAATTGGGTATGTAGTCGGAGAAGCCCGATATAATGATATTACCGAAACCGCTGCATCTAAAAGCGAAAGTACCTATTGGCGTTACGAAATTTTATTAAAGACCGCAGAGAGCAGGTTGCACTCCATCGTGGGCGGTGACGGAGCAATTTACGCGATTCGACGAGTTCTTTACAAAGAATTGCTCCCAACCGATATTAACGATTTTGTCAACCCCCTTCAAATTATCATTCAAGGATACAGAGGTGTTTATGAACCAAACGCAATCTGTGAGGAAGAAACTTCCGGCAGATTTGACAAAGAGATTGGACGTAAAATCAGGATTGTTAATCGCAGTTTCAGTGGATTGATGCGTGTTAAGGCCGTAATGAATCCGTTACGCACGGGTTTTTACAGCATTCAGATCATCTCCCATAAACTGCTTCGATGGTTCGCCCCCCTGTTCCTCGCATCGTTCTGGGGAGCCAGTGTGGCTCTTTCTTTTTTCACTTGGCAAAGCGCCTTTCTTTTCCAGGCAATAACGCTTGTTTCTCTCATCTTTTTGGCATGTTCTTACATTGGCTATATATTTTCTGGTGATCCTCGGCTCTGGCCAGTTTTTGCTTTTCCCTATTATTTCATTGCAGTCAATATTGCGGCGTTTATCGGCGTAGTTCGCAGTTTAAAAGGATCGATTCAGACAACATGGCAGCCGGTTCGTGAAGCTGATTCCTCGCCTGGGCGCTCCTTAACTCTTTCCATCGTCGTCCATGTATGCCTCATCCTTCTATTGATTCTCGGTTTCTCCCTCTTTGAGCAGGCCACGGATTGGAGCCTGATATCCCTGTATATTCTTTTTTTCCTCTCCCTCACAGTGCCCCTCTATGTTTATTTCGGATATCCTTTGGCCCTTTGCCTTATGAAGAGCAAAGACACAACGAAAAAAAATTACAGCAACGTTCTCCCGAGTATAACTCTGCTTATCTGTGCGTATAACGAGGAGAATGTGATTGAGGAAAAAATATGCAATAGTCTTGAGTTAGATTATCCGGCCGATAAATTCAAAGTAATTCTCGCCTCCGACGGATCAAACGACCAAACTGTAGCCTTGGCACGTCTCCATGAGGACGATCGTCTTCTGATTATTGATTATCCTGAGCGAAGAGGAAAAATTGGCGCCTTGCTGGCAACTGTGCCTTTAATAGAGTCAGAGATTATCGTTTTTTCAGACGCCAATACAATGCTCCAGCCCAAGGCACTTCAACTGTTTGCTCAAGATTTTCTGGACGCACAAGTTGGGGGAGTGAGTGCCAATGTTGTGCTTAAGAACCATGACACCACTTTTGGTGCATCTGAATCGCAGTACTATGCCATTGAACGCTGGATTCAGCTCAAGGAATCGCAAATCGGTTCGATTATTGGTGCAGACGGGGGGTTGTACGCTATCCGTCGTGCCCTTTTCGTTCCACCATCCGCCAATATCATTCTCGATGACTTTGTGATCTCCATGAACGTGGCTAAACAAGGATATAAGTTTATTTACGATCCAGAGATCGTGGCCACCGAAAAGGGCAGCAGCGACCATTTTGCCGAGTTCCGCCGCAAGACACGGGTTATGGCCGGCGCTTTTCAGGCGCTCAGTCAATATGAGGGTATTCCATCGATGGGGGATGGCACGCTCTTTTTCTGTTTCGTTTCCCACAAATTACTTCGCTGGCTGGTTCCTTTTTTTCTACCTTTTCTGCTGGTTTCCAATGCCCTCATAGTCATTGTGTCACCGCAATCGTTTTTCTTTATGGCGACTCTCTGTGGCCAGACGATCTTTTGGGTTTCTTGA